A window of Christiangramia forsetii KT0803 contains these coding sequences:
- a CDS encoding ubiquinol-cytochrome c reductase iron-sulfur subunit, translating to MKRKKFIQTLSSVAITIPSLGFLHSCSGIYYATAKEEVDKITIAKHEFILEKNNKVSKREFVLIQNNKYRFPICLYKVGEDYIASLLKCTHRGCELNVGGGIYSCPCHGSQFSNEGTVLQGPAEQKLKTFPTKTDDENIYILFS from the coding sequence ATGAAAAGAAAAAAATTTATCCAAACCCTTTCCTCTGTTGCTATAACAATACCAAGTTTAGGTTTTTTACATTCATGCAGTGGAATTTACTATGCTACAGCAAAGGAAGAGGTAGATAAGATAACCATAGCGAAGCATGAGTTTATTCTTGAAAAAAATAACAAGGTGTCTAAAAGAGAGTTTGTCCTTATACAAAATAACAAATACAGATTCCCTATTTGTCTATATAAAGTTGGTGAAGACTATATAGCTTCCTTACTAAAATGCACTCATCGAGGGTGCGAGCTTAATGTTGGTGGGGGTATCTATAGTTGTCCTTGCCATGGAAGCCAATTTTCCAATGAAGGAACCGTATTACAAGGACCTGCTGAACAAAAACTAAAAACATTTCCAACGAAAACAGACGATGAAAACATCTATATTTTATTCTCCTAA